A single window of Hymenobacter sp. APR13 DNA harbors:
- the infB gene encoding translation initiation factor IF-2 has product MAEAATKRLSQAAKDLNVGMSTIVETLTKKGFPVENKPTTKLTPEQVALLDKEFASSAQDKLEAAKLSQAKRQSELEAAAQARPAEPVAPKAPAPKPVEAPAPAPVAAAPVAAPVAAPTPAPQPAEEAPKVPGLKVLGKLELDAKGRPMAPRPAATAAPVAPASVSPAAAPAPAPAPKPVEAPAAEAKPAPAAAPAPAPKPAETPAPAPAPVAATPAPAPAAPEPVKAPVAETPAPAATPKPTETVAPAAPAPATPAAAPVAAASAPAAAAPTEPTAGTEEAAGTIVAKADQLKGLTVLGKIELPLDSSRRGGRGARPVASSDVRKSGLAADKKKRQRLPGPGGATQPGSANQGNQQGGGYQGNRPVTAPGQRPGGPGQRPGGPGQRPGGPGQRTQPTVPLTPEQNDKQIQEQIKATLAKLSGGRGGNNNNRAKYRRDKRAGVAEDREAQRAQNELDAKTLKVTEFISANDLASLMDVSVNEIIKVCLNMGMFVSINQRLDAEAITVIADEFGYDVEFLSAEEEDTVVEITDNEEDLQPRAPIVTIMGHVDHGKTSLLDYIRNASVAKGEAGGITQHIGAYDVMTKSGKRVTFLDTPGHEAFTAMRARGAKVTDLAIIVVAADDSVMPQTKEAINHAQAAGVPIVIALNKIDKPGANPDKVREELSVINVLVEEWGGKYQSQEVSAKTGLGIDDLLEKVLLEAEILELKANPDRNAVGTVIEASLDKGRGYVTTILVQTGTMKVGDIVLAGPHFGRVKAMTDHRGKKMKTAGPATPVQVLGLTGAPQAGDKIQVMETEREARELATQRQQLAREQSMRTKKHITLDEIGRRLAIGSFKELNVIVKGDVDGSVEALADSLLKLSTPEVAVNILSKSVGAISESDVLLASASDAIIIGFQVRPSQSARKLAEQEQIDIRLYSIIYNAINEVKDAMEGMLAPTVKDVVVANAEIRQVFNITKVGAIGGCMVTDGTFTRKTKVRLVRNGIVVYSGEIKDLKRYKDDVSEVRQGYECGISLKNFDDLQEGDNIEGFEEQEVKRTL; this is encoded by the coding sequence ATGGCGGAAGCAGCAACCAAACGGCTTAGTCAGGCAGCCAAAGACCTGAACGTTGGCATGTCCACTATAGTGGAAACACTAACGAAAAAGGGATTTCCGGTAGAAAACAAGCCCACAACCAAGCTCACTCCTGAGCAAGTAGCGTTGCTGGACAAGGAATTCGCGTCTTCAGCCCAGGACAAGCTGGAGGCCGCTAAGCTCAGCCAGGCCAAGCGCCAAAGCGAGCTGGAAGCGGCTGCCCAGGCCCGTCCGGCCGAGCCCGTTGCCCCGAAAGCCCCGGCTCCCAAGCCCGTAGAAGCTCCTGCCCCGGCTCCGGTGGCGGCGGCTCCGGTTGCTGCGCCCGTAGCGGCCCCAACTCCAGCCCCTCAGCCTGCCGAGGAAGCACCCAAGGTGCCCGGCCTCAAGGTATTGGGCAAGCTGGAGCTGGACGCCAAAGGCCGGCCTATGGCACCCCGTCCGGCAGCTACCGCCGCTCCGGTTGCCCCTGCGTCAGTATCTCCGGCTGCTGCGCCGGCTCCCGCCCCCGCGCCAAAGCCGGTTGAAGCGCCGGCTGCTGAAGCCAAGCCAGCCCCGGCTGCTGCGCCGGCTCCCGCCCCCAAACCTGCTGAAACCCCGGCCCCTGCACCGGCTCCGGTGGCAGCCACCCCGGCTCCAGCGCCAGCAGCTCCCGAGCCTGTGAAAGCGCCGGTTGCTGAGACGCCCGCCCCGGCAGCTACTCCTAAGCCTACTGAAACGGTGGCTCCGGCCGCCCCTGCTCCGGCAACGCCTGCAGCGGCTCCTGTAGCTGCTGCTTCGGCCCCTGCCGCCGCAGCGCCGACTGAACCTACCGCCGGTACGGAAGAAGCTGCCGGTACCATCGTAGCCAAAGCCGACCAGCTGAAAGGCCTGACGGTACTGGGTAAGATTGAATTGCCGCTCGACTCGTCGCGGCGTGGTGGGCGCGGTGCCCGCCCCGTGGCCTCGTCGGATGTGCGCAAGAGCGGCTTGGCTGCTGATAAGAAGAAACGCCAGCGTCTGCCTGGTCCGGGAGGCGCTACGCAGCCCGGCTCGGCCAACCAGGGCAACCAGCAAGGTGGTGGCTACCAAGGCAACCGTCCGGTAACCGCTCCGGGCCAACGTCCTGGCGGCCCCGGCCAGCGCCCCGGCGGCCCTGGCCAGCGTCCCGGTGGTCCTGGCCAGCGTACGCAGCCTACTGTGCCGCTTACGCCCGAGCAGAACGACAAGCAGATTCAGGAGCAGATCAAGGCCACGCTGGCCAAGCTCAGCGGCGGCCGTGGTGGCAACAATAACAACCGTGCTAAGTACCGCCGCGACAAGCGGGCTGGTGTAGCCGAAGACCGCGAGGCACAGCGCGCTCAAAACGAGCTGGATGCCAAAACCCTCAAAGTAACCGAGTTCATCTCCGCCAACGACTTGGCCTCGCTGATGGACGTGTCGGTGAACGAAATTATCAAGGTTTGCCTGAACATGGGCATGTTCGTGTCCATCAACCAGCGCCTCGATGCCGAAGCCATTACCGTTATTGCCGACGAGTTCGGCTACGATGTGGAATTCCTGTCGGCTGAGGAAGAGGATACGGTGGTGGAAATCACCGACAACGAAGAGGATCTGCAGCCACGCGCTCCAATTGTGACCATCATGGGCCACGTCGACCACGGCAAGACCTCGCTGCTTGACTACATCCGCAACGCCAGCGTAGCCAAAGGTGAAGCCGGCGGTATCACGCAGCACATCGGTGCCTACGACGTGATGACCAAATCGGGCAAGCGCGTAACGTTCCTCGATACCCCGGGTCACGAAGCCTTTACGGCCATGCGTGCCCGTGGTGCTAAGGTGACGGACTTGGCCATTATTGTGGTAGCTGCCGACGACTCGGTGATGCCGCAAACCAAGGAAGCTATCAACCACGCGCAGGCTGCTGGTGTACCAATTGTTATTGCCCTTAACAAAATCGACAAGCCTGGCGCCAACCCCGACAAAGTCCGTGAGGAACTGTCGGTGATCAACGTACTGGTAGAAGAATGGGGCGGTAAGTATCAGAGCCAGGAGGTATCGGCCAAAACCGGCCTCGGTATCGACGACCTGCTGGAGAAAGTCCTGCTGGAAGCCGAGATTCTGGAGCTGAAAGCCAACCCCGACCGCAACGCCGTGGGTACGGTTATCGAAGCCTCGCTCGACAAGGGCCGCGGCTACGTAACCACCATCCTGGTACAGACGGGCACCATGAAAGTGGGCGACATCGTGCTGGCTGGTCCGCACTTCGGCCGCGTGAAGGCCATGACCGACCACCGCGGTAAGAAGATGAAAACCGCCGGCCCGGCTACACCGGTGCAGGTACTTGGTTTGACCGGGGCCCCGCAGGCTGGCGACAAGATCCAGGTGATGGAAACCGAGCGCGAAGCCCGCGAGCTGGCCACCCAGCGTCAGCAGCTGGCCCGCGAGCAGAGCATGCGCACCAAGAAGCACATCACCCTCGACGAGATTGGTCGCCGTCTGGCTATCGGTTCGTTCAAGGAGCTGAATGTAATTGTGAAAGGCGACGTGGACGGCTCGGTGGAAGCACTGGCCGACTCGCTGCTGAAGCTGAGCACGCCGGAAGTGGCCGTGAACATCCTCAGCAAGAGCGTGGGCGCCATCTCGGAATCCGACGTGTTGCTGGCTTCGGCCTCCGACGCCATCATTATCGGCTTCCAGGTGCGGCCGTCGCAGAGCGCCCGCAAGCTGGCCGAGCAGGAGCAGATCGACATCCGCCTCTACTCGATCATCTACAACGCCATCAACGAGGTGAAGGATGCCATGGAAGGCATGCTGGCCCCGACGGTGAAAGATGTAGTGGTAGCCAACGCCGAGATTCGTCAGGTGTTCAACATCACCAAAGTAGGCGCCATTGGTGGCTGCATGGTGACGGACGGTACCTTCACCCGCAAAACCAAAGTGCGGCTCGTTCGCAATGGCATTGTGGTGTACTCGGGCGAAATCAAAGACCTCAAGCGCTACAAAGACGATGTGTCGGAAGTACGCCAGGGCTACGAGTGCGGTATCTCGCTTAAGAATTTCGACGACCTGCAAGAAGGTGACAACATCGAAGGCTTCGAAGAACAGGAAGTAAAACGGACGCTGTAA
- a CDS encoding DUF3078 domain-containing protein, which produces MPNRAPVPQEAYKISAEVDTAQGWQRGGAGTLNFSQVSLSNWAPGGQSSLSLLGLGNLYAHYRGDKHAFDLAGNLVYGLLKAGKARVRKNDDRLELNARYARSFAPKWSYATQLNLKTQLTPTTDAIRTDSLLSKFFAPAYILASVGFEYKPDENFSLFLSPVTGKFTVVADQRLADAGAFGVKAARRGPDGRPVTGTGERLREELGAYLNARYRRPLMANITYQTRLELFSNYFHNPQNIDVNWENLLDFKVNKFFSASLAATLVYDDDILVPLNVDEQNGDPLARGRRIQFKETLGIGLTYKF; this is translated from the coding sequence GTGCCCAATCGCGCACCCGTCCCGCAGGAAGCCTACAAAATATCTGCCGAAGTAGACACGGCCCAAGGCTGGCAGCGCGGCGGTGCCGGTACGCTCAACTTCAGTCAGGTGAGCCTCAGCAACTGGGCGCCCGGCGGCCAAAGCTCTCTGTCGCTGCTGGGGCTGGGCAACCTGTACGCGCACTACCGAGGCGATAAGCACGCCTTCGACCTGGCCGGCAACTTGGTCTATGGCTTGTTGAAGGCCGGCAAAGCCCGGGTGCGGAAAAACGACGACCGGCTGGAGCTTAATGCCCGCTACGCCCGCAGCTTCGCGCCAAAGTGGTCATACGCCACGCAACTCAACCTCAAAACCCAACTCACGCCCACCACCGATGCCATCCGAACCGATTCGCTGCTGTCGAAGTTCTTCGCGCCCGCCTACATCCTGGCTTCGGTCGGCTTCGAGTATAAGCCCGATGAAAACTTTTCGCTGTTCCTGTCCCCGGTCACGGGCAAGTTCACGGTCGTAGCCGATCAGCGGCTGGCCGATGCCGGCGCCTTTGGAGTGAAGGCCGCCCGCCGCGGCCCTGACGGCCGTCCGGTAACCGGCACCGGCGAACGGCTGCGCGAAGAACTGGGCGCCTACCTCAACGCCCGCTACCGCCGACCCCTGATGGCTAACATCACCTACCAAACGCGCCTGGAACTGTTCAGCAACTATTTTCATAACCCGCAGAACATAGACGTAAACTGGGAAAACCTGCTGGATTTCAAAGTGAACAAGTTCTTCAGCGCCAGCTTGGCCGCCACGTTGGTCTACGACGATGACATTCTGGTGCCCCTCAACGTGGATGAGCAAAACGGCGATCCGCTGGCCCGCGGGCGACGTATCCAGTTCAAGGAAACCCTAGGTATTGGGCTGACCTACAAGTTTTAG
- the mscL gene encoding large conductance mechanosensitive channel protein MscL, whose translation MGFVSEFKEFISKGNVLDLAVGVIIGGAFGKIVTSLTDDILMPVLSILTGGMDFKDWFLALDGTTYKTLEDAKKAGAATINYGLFLNAVITFLLMAFAIFWIVKLANRFKKPQEVIVADPGPTKDQVLLMEIRDALRTRS comes from the coding sequence ATGGGCTTCGTCTCAGAATTCAAAGAATTTATTTCCAAGGGCAACGTGCTCGATCTAGCAGTCGGCGTGATTATCGGCGGGGCGTTCGGTAAGATCGTCACCTCGCTGACAGATGATATCCTGATGCCTGTGCTCAGCATCCTGACCGGCGGTATGGATTTCAAGGACTGGTTTCTGGCCCTTGACGGCACCACCTACAAAACACTAGAAGACGCCAAAAAAGCGGGTGCCGCAACCATCAACTACGGCCTGTTTCTGAACGCCGTTATCACCTTCCTGCTGATGGCCTTCGCCATTTTCTGGATTGTGAAGCTGGCTAACCGCTTCAAAAAGCCGCAGGAAGTAATTGTGGCCGACCCCGGCCCAACGAAAGACCAGGTGCTGCTGATGGAAATTCGCGACGCGCTGCGCACCCGTAGCTAG
- a CDS encoding enoyl-CoA hydratase/isomerase family protein — protein MASFENLLVELDAETGIQTITLNRPTKLNALNAATITEIGQAMQQALNDKAVRGIILTGSGDKAFVAGADIAELAAIPSEALARRASEQGQEVFCMIEESSKPVIAAVNGFALGGGCELAMACHMRIASDTARFGQPEVNLGLIPGYGGTQRLAQLIGKGKALELLLTADMVKADEALRLGLVNHVVPAAELLTFTRTLLSRILTKAPLALSLCIDSVNALYSDTRHGYQVEANAFGQCFASNDFKEGTQAFLEKRPAAFKGN, from the coding sequence ATGGCTTCTTTCGAAAATCTGCTGGTTGAGCTCGACGCTGAAACCGGCATCCAGACCATCACGCTCAACCGCCCCACCAAGCTCAATGCCCTCAACGCCGCCACGATTACGGAAATCGGGCAGGCCATGCAGCAGGCCCTCAACGACAAGGCCGTGCGGGGCATCATCCTGACCGGCAGCGGCGACAAAGCCTTTGTGGCCGGCGCCGACATTGCCGAGCTGGCTGCCATTCCGAGCGAGGCGCTGGCCCGCCGGGCCTCCGAGCAGGGCCAGGAGGTATTTTGCATGATTGAGGAAAGCTCCAAGCCGGTTATTGCAGCCGTGAACGGGTTTGCGCTGGGCGGCGGCTGCGAGCTGGCCATGGCCTGCCACATGCGCATTGCCTCCGATACCGCACGCTTCGGGCAGCCGGAAGTGAACCTGGGTTTGATTCCGGGCTACGGCGGCACCCAGCGGCTAGCCCAGTTGATTGGCAAAGGCAAAGCCCTGGAGCTGCTGCTGACCGCCGACATGGTGAAGGCCGACGAAGCCCTGCGCCTAGGCCTCGTGAACCACGTGGTGCCCGCCGCCGAACTGCTGACCTTTACGCGCACCCTGCTGAGCCGCATCCTGACGAAAGCACCTTTGGCCCTTAGCCTGTGCATCGACAGCGTGAATGCCCTATACTCGGATACGCGCCACGGCTACCAGGTAGAAGCCAACGCCTTCGGGCAGTGCTTTGCGTCCAACGACTTCAAAGAGGGCACCCAAGCATTCCTGGAAAAACGGCCGGCCGCTTTCAAAGGCAATTAA
- a CDS encoding polysaccharide biosynthesis C-terminal domain-containing protein produces the protein MSVAKKLASQTAVYGISSIVGRVLTYLLVPVYTARFAAADYGIVTGLYAYVSFLNVVFTYGLETTFFRFANRAGADRQDLYNRVLSLLLVSSVVLAGLLAWQADTLLQLLGLPAGHERYVLWLALVLGLDAVAAIPFAQLRLRNQARRFASIRMASIVLNVALNMFFIVACPDILAGKYLTALQPLVARVYDPSIGVGYVFLANLATSAFTLLLLAPELLQMRFRLSLAPLRPLLTYAYPIMLMGLAGMVNETLDRILLPAWLPEGFYPGKSSLTAVGIYGACYKLSIFMSLVIQAFRYAAEPFFFSQSTEKNSPATFAMVLKWFTLCCAVIFVGVSLNLEILGEQFLKRAEYREGIAVVPVLLLANLFLGVYWNLAVWFKLTDKTYIGTYIGAAGAVLTIALNFLLIPVLGYMGSAIATLACYFMMAAVCWWLGERHFPVPYPVARLLGWLALASGVVALGWFVPVSGYWLRQGWHLALCAGFVGLIVLIEKPQRMLEK, from the coding sequence ATGAGTGTAGCAAAGAAACTGGCCTCCCAGACGGCCGTGTATGGCATCAGCAGCATTGTGGGCCGGGTGCTCACCTATTTGCTGGTGCCGGTGTACACGGCGCGATTTGCGGCGGCCGACTACGGCATCGTGACGGGGCTGTATGCCTACGTGTCGTTTCTGAACGTGGTGTTTACCTACGGGCTGGAAACCACGTTTTTCCGGTTTGCCAACCGTGCCGGCGCCGACCGGCAGGACCTCTACAACCGGGTGCTGAGCTTGCTGCTGGTAAGCAGCGTGGTGCTGGCGGGGCTGCTGGCCTGGCAGGCAGATACGCTGCTGCAGCTGCTAGGGCTGCCGGCCGGCCACGAGCGGTATGTGCTGTGGCTGGCGCTGGTGCTGGGCCTCGATGCCGTGGCGGCCATTCCGTTTGCGCAGCTGCGCCTGCGCAACCAGGCGCGGCGCTTTGCCAGCATCCGCATGGCCAGCATCGTGCTGAACGTGGCTTTGAACATGTTCTTCATCGTGGCCTGCCCCGACATCCTGGCCGGCAAATACCTGACGGCGCTGCAGCCGCTGGTGGCCCGCGTCTACGACCCCAGCATTGGGGTCGGCTACGTATTTCTGGCCAACCTGGCGACCAGCGCCTTCACGCTGCTGCTGCTGGCGCCGGAGCTGCTGCAGATGCGGTTCCGGCTGAGTTTGGCACCGCTGCGGCCGTTGCTCACCTACGCCTACCCCATCATGCTGATGGGCCTGGCGGGTATGGTGAACGAGACGCTGGACCGGATTCTGCTGCCCGCGTGGCTGCCTGAAGGCTTCTACCCGGGCAAAAGCAGCCTTACGGCGGTGGGCATCTACGGGGCCTGCTACAAGCTCAGCATCTTTATGAGCCTCGTCATTCAGGCATTCCGCTACGCAGCCGAGCCGTTCTTCTTTTCGCAGAGCACCGAGAAAAACTCGCCGGCCACGTTTGCCATGGTGCTGAAGTGGTTTACGCTGTGCTGCGCCGTCATTTTTGTGGGCGTGAGTCTGAACCTGGAAATCCTGGGGGAGCAGTTTCTGAAGCGCGCCGAATACCGCGAGGGTATTGCCGTGGTGCCGGTGCTGCTGCTGGCCAACCTGTTTCTGGGCGTCTACTGGAACCTGGCAGTGTGGTTTAAGCTCACCGACAAAACCTACATCGGCACCTACATTGGGGCGGCCGGGGCGGTGCTCACTATTGCCCTCAACTTCCTGCTGATTCCGGTGCTGGGCTACATGGGCTCGGCCATTGCCACGCTGGCCTGCTACTTTATGATGGCGGCCGTGTGCTGGTGGCTGGGCGAGCGGCACTTCCCGGTGCCCTACCCGGTGGCCCGACTGCTGGGCTGGCTGGCGCTGGCCTCGGGCGTAGTGGCGCTGGGCTGGTTTGTGCCCGTGAGCGGCTACTGGCTGCGCCAAGGCTGGCACCTGGCCCTGTGCGCCGGCTTCGTAGGCCTGATCGTTCTAATCGAGAAACCCCAGCGGATGCTGGAGAAATGA
- the dut gene encoding dUTP diphosphatase: MQLPVINRSRHPLPEYQTAHAAGLDVRANLDEPVVLKPLQRALIPTGLFMEIPVGYEMQVRPRSGLAYKHGIGIVNSPGTIDADYRGELKVLLVNLSDTDFVVQDGERIAQLVVARHEVIEWQPAETLSETARGAGGYGSTGVQ, encoded by the coding sequence ATGCAACTACCCGTCATCAACCGTTCCCGCCATCCGCTACCCGAGTACCAGACGGCCCACGCCGCTGGCCTCGACGTGCGGGCCAACCTGGACGAGCCCGTGGTGCTGAAGCCCTTGCAGCGCGCCCTCATTCCCACGGGCCTGTTCATGGAAATTCCGGTGGGCTACGAAATGCAGGTGCGCCCCCGCAGCGGCCTGGCCTACAAGCACGGCATCGGCATCGTGAACAGCCCCGGCACCATTGACGCCGACTACCGCGGCGAGCTGAAGGTGCTGCTGGTAAACCTCTCCGATACCGACTTTGTGGTGCAGGATGGTGAGCGTATCGCGCAACTGGTGGTGGCCCGCCACGAGGTGATTGAGTGGCAGCCCGCCGAAACGCTGAGCGAAACGGCGCGCGGTGCCGGCGGCTACGGCAGCACCGGCGTGCAATAA
- a CDS encoding sugar nucleotidyltransferase, with amino-acid sequence MRIIVPMAGMGKRMRPHTLTVPKPLIPIAGKPIVQRLVEDIAKVCGEPVQEVAFIIGRFGAETEKSLVQIAESVGAKGTIHYQDEPLGTAHAILCAQSALTGPVVVAFADTLFKADFTLDSSVPGTIWVQKVEDPKPFGVVKLNEQGQITDFVEKPQEFVSDLAIIGIYYFQDGEYLRSELQYLLDNDIKDKGEYQLTNALENMKNKGTTFVPGRVTEWLDCGNKDATVFTNQRYLEYLQERGENLVAESAKITNSVLIPPVYVGEGVIITDSVVGPHVSLGNHSNVRASVVSNSIVQTSATVLHANVANSMIGNHATVTGTPDDLSLGDYNTLRV; translated from the coding sequence ATGAGAATTATCGTTCCGATGGCCGGCATGGGCAAGCGTATGCGCCCGCACACCCTCACTGTTCCCAAGCCGCTTATCCCGATTGCGGGCAAGCCAATTGTGCAGCGGCTGGTGGAGGACATTGCCAAAGTGTGTGGCGAGCCGGTGCAGGAAGTGGCCTTCATCATCGGCCGTTTCGGGGCTGAAACCGAGAAGAGCTTGGTGCAGATTGCCGAGTCGGTGGGCGCGAAAGGCACCATCCATTACCAGGACGAGCCGCTGGGCACCGCCCACGCCATCCTGTGCGCCCAAAGTGCCCTGACCGGCCCGGTGGTAGTAGCCTTCGCCGATACCTTGTTTAAGGCTGATTTCACCCTGGATTCCAGCGTACCCGGCACCATCTGGGTGCAGAAAGTAGAAGACCCCAAGCCTTTTGGCGTGGTGAAGCTCAACGAGCAGGGCCAGATTACCGACTTCGTGGAGAAGCCCCAGGAGTTCGTGTCCGACCTCGCCATCATCGGCATCTATTACTTCCAGGACGGCGAGTACCTGCGCAGCGAGTTGCAGTACCTGCTCGACAACGACATCAAGGACAAAGGCGAGTACCAGCTCACCAATGCCCTCGAAAACATGAAGAACAAGGGCACCACGTTCGTGCCCGGCCGCGTGACCGAATGGCTGGACTGCGGCAACAAGGATGCCACCGTCTTCACCAACCAGCGCTACCTGGAGTACCTGCAGGAGCGTGGCGAAAACCTGGTAGCCGAATCTGCCAAGATCACCAACTCCGTATTGATTCCACCGGTGTACGTGGGCGAAGGCGTTATCATCACCGATTCGGTGGTGGGGCCGCACGTGTCGCTGGGCAACCATTCCAACGTGCGCGCGTCGGTGGTGTCGAACTCCATCGTGCAGACGTCGGCCACGGTGCTGCACGCCAACGTGGCCAACTCCATGATCGGCAACCACGCCACCGTCACGGGCACGCCCGATGACCTGAGCCTGGGCGACTACAATACGCTGCGGGTATGA
- a CDS encoding tetratricopeptide repeat protein: protein MRSVFPSFFLLLALLYLPSEGQAQQRPASAAPAPADQLTPRKLTRKERKELARRAELDAAGRQRQLTERDREMSEAFFVDGVKYVLLEDYNKALERLLKAYALNPTNAAISYKIAETNLLSGNLKDATNFAQAAVRLDPKNAYYYLLLAQAYASQKQYDQATKVYAQLIQDVPDSGYYLFNLADLYLAQGKLDDALATLERAEKQFGPLDEVSFKKQQIYLKQNNLDKALKEGEVLIAANPDEIRYVLAQAEMYAANNRLPDAVRVAEQALRTDPENPQARMILADVYRQQGNTAESEKQIKRAFESPGLDIDDKVRVLVDYIKQLPNPKIEQTALDLAAITVRVHPKEAKAYSVAGDIQTLTNRKEQARNTYLQAIRLDNSRYQIWQQVVLIDAELNQTDSLLRHSEKALELFPNQAPLWFYNGVGYILAKQPAKGVKALEYGRKLATDNPELLAQFDTQLGDAYHEIKEYSKSDAAYEAALTFDANNAQALNNYSYFLSVRGEKLDRAKEMSGKLVKQFPDNDTYLDTYAWVLYKQKDYAGARQYLEKALVTSKDATVIEHYGDVLYQLGDKDKAYAEWQRAKQIGGASSLIDRKIKDRKLYE from the coding sequence ATGCGTAGCGTCTTCCCTTCTTTTTTTCTGTTGCTGGCGCTGCTGTATCTGCCCTCCGAGGGGCAGGCACAGCAGCGTCCTGCGTCTGCTGCCCCCGCTCCGGCCGACCAGCTCACGCCGCGCAAGCTCACCCGCAAAGAGCGGAAGGAGCTGGCGCGCCGGGCCGAGTTGGATGCCGCCGGCCGCCAGCGCCAACTGACGGAGCGCGACCGGGAAATGAGCGAGGCGTTCTTCGTGGACGGCGTGAAATACGTACTGCTCGAAGACTACAACAAGGCCCTGGAACGGCTGCTCAAGGCCTACGCCCTCAACCCAACCAACGCGGCCATCAGCTACAAAATAGCCGAAACCAACCTGCTCAGCGGCAACCTCAAGGACGCCACCAACTTCGCGCAGGCCGCCGTCCGGCTCGACCCCAAAAACGCCTACTACTACTTGCTGCTGGCCCAGGCTTATGCCTCGCAGAAGCAGTACGACCAGGCCACCAAAGTATATGCCCAGCTGATTCAGGACGTGCCGGACTCCGGCTACTACCTGTTCAATCTGGCCGACCTGTACCTGGCCCAGGGCAAGCTCGACGACGCCCTGGCCACGCTGGAACGGGCCGAAAAGCAATTCGGGCCGCTGGATGAGGTGTCGTTCAAGAAGCAGCAGATTTACCTCAAGCAGAACAACCTCGACAAGGCCCTGAAAGAGGGTGAGGTGCTGATTGCGGCCAACCCCGACGAAATCCGGTACGTGCTGGCGCAGGCCGAAATGTACGCCGCCAACAACCGCCTGCCCGATGCCGTGCGCGTGGCCGAGCAGGCCCTGCGCACCGACCCCGAAAACCCGCAGGCCCGCATGATTCTGGCCGATGTGTACCGCCAGCAGGGCAATACTGCCGAGTCGGAAAAGCAGATCAAGCGGGCGTTTGAAAGCCCGGGCCTCGACATCGACGACAAGGTGCGGGTGCTGGTCGACTACATCAAGCAGCTGCCCAACCCCAAAATCGAGCAGACGGCGCTGGACCTGGCCGCCATTACGGTGCGCGTGCACCCCAAGGAGGCAAAGGCATATTCCGTGGCCGGCGACATCCAGACCCTGACCAACCGCAAGGAGCAGGCCCGCAACACCTACCTGCAGGCCATCCGGCTCGACAACTCCCGCTACCAGATCTGGCAGCAGGTGGTGCTCATTGATGCCGAGCTCAACCAGACCGACTCGCTGCTGCGGCACTCCGAGAAGGCGCTGGAGCTGTTCCCGAACCAGGCGCCGCTGTGGTTCTACAATGGCGTGGGCTACATCTTGGCCAAGCAGCCGGCCAAGGGCGTGAAAGCGCTGGAATACGGCCGCAAGCTGGCCACCGACAACCCCGAGCTGCTAGCCCAGTTCGACACCCAGCTCGGCGACGCCTACCACGAAATAAAGGAGTACAGCAAGTCCGACGCGGCCTACGAGGCGGCGCTGACCTTCGACGCCAACAACGCGCAGGCCCTCAACAACTACAGCTACTTTCTGTCGGTGCGGGGCGAGAAGCTGGACCGCGCCAAGGAGATGTCGGGCAAGCTGGTGAAGCAGTTCCCCGACAACGACACCTACCTCGACACCTACGCCTGGGTGCTCTACAAGCAGAAAGACTACGCCGGCGCCCGCCAGTACCTGGAAAAGGCCCTGGTCACCAGCAAAGACGCCACCGTCATCGAACACTACGGCGACGTACTCTACCAGCTCGGCGACAAAGACAAAGCCTACGCCGAATGGCAGCGGGCCAAGCAGATCGGCGGCGCATCTTCGCTGATTGACCGCAAAATCAAAGACAGGAAATTGTATGAGTAA
- a CDS encoding DUF4292 domain-containing protein, with product MSKRIALGLFLAVAALGGCQKKAIPTKSKASNRPMPEAVRAMNVDFRFLSAKGKAQFDLQGNQQMANINVRIRKDSVIWISASLIGFEGVRAYITRDSVQVLDKVHREYYAGDFAYLSQRLNVPVNFEMVQALLLGNYLPPLNPATEPTVQTDGSVQRVSYEQAGLLVQQLIELGKARVQQLTVNDPATQNKVTVDYTDFRVVERTPQSFAYTTQLQLQQGTTKPTAATISYRTVDVDKERLQFPFSIPKGYARKK from the coding sequence ATGAGTAAACGCATTGCCCTTGGCCTGTTTCTGGCCGTGGCCGCACTGGGCGGCTGTCAGAAGAAAGCCATTCCCACCAAGTCGAAGGCCAGCAACCGCCCCATGCCCGAGGCGGTGCGCGCCATGAACGTCGACTTCCGCTTTCTGTCGGCGAAAGGCAAGGCCCAGTTTGACTTGCAGGGCAACCAGCAGATGGCCAACATCAACGTGCGCATCCGCAAAGACAGCGTTATCTGGATTTCTGCGTCGCTGATTGGGTTTGAGGGCGTGCGCGCTTACATAACCCGCGACTCGGTACAGGTGCTCGACAAGGTGCACCGCGAATACTACGCCGGCGACTTCGCCTACCTGAGCCAGCGCCTGAACGTGCCCGTTAACTTTGAAATGGTGCAGGCCTTGCTGCTTGGTAACTACCTGCCGCCCCTCAACCCCGCCACCGAGCCCACCGTGCAAACCGATGGCTCGGTGCAGCGTGTCAGCTACGAGCAGGCCGGCTTACTGGTGCAACAGCTCATTGAATTGGGCAAGGCCCGGGTGCAGCAGCTCACCGTAAACGACCCGGCCACCCAAAACAAGGTGACGGTAGACTATACCGATTTCCGGGTGGTAGAGCGCACGCCGCAGTCGTTTGCCTACACTACGCAGCTGCAGCTGCAGCAGGGCACTACTAAGCCTACCGCCGCCACCATCAGCTACCGCACCGTCGATGTCGACAAGGAGCGGCTACAGTTTCCGTTTTCGATTCCGAAAGGCTATGCCCGCAAGAAGTAA